The region GGAGTTGCACTTAACGATTGAGTCCTATGTCCCGATGGATCATCAGTATTTACTGCGATTATTGGCCAATCATGTAGTCAATGCCAAAATTATTTCTGAACAAATCCTAAATTTATATCCAGAAGTTAAAGAACGGTTTACGTTGTGTCGCCATCAATTGTTGGCGATGCTTAAGCATCCAAATTTACCGGTGTCTCGGCCAGTTGTGAATCAGAGTCCGCCCCCACCCCCTCCTCCTAAGCCGATGGCCGATCGCCAGCAGCAGTTGTATCAGGAAACCTCGAAGCAAATTAAGTCCATCCTGTTTTCACAAATGCCGGATCAGTTTGTGGATAATATCCAGCGGCTATTGAATTATTTGAAACAGGAAGGGATTGCCCTGGAGCAGCTCCAAAAAAAGGTGATTGTGTCAGCTATTGTGCAACGATCGCAGCAAGATGAAGCCTTTCGAGAGAGTTTGATTCAATGGGAAAAGAAGGCTTCTCCAGAAATGCGGGTTTCCATGATGGGGAAGTCGGTACGGGTGGCGATCGCGATTTTGTGGAAAAAGCAGAAACAAGACAATTCCTCCGAGTAGAAAGGCATCAAGGCGATCGCTCGATCGCCCCTCTATTCCCTGCCGATTGACGAGCCACCCCCTTGATCATTGATACTCAATCGCGGATAATTATTATAAAGCGGGCTAAAAAGCCTAATCAGAGACACAAAATCGATAGGGGGATTGAGTCATGGCAGCCAGTGATGACTTCAAAGCCGCGCTCAAAGCCGGAAAGATCAAAGATGCTCTACAAATCGCTCTGAGCGAAGCGATCGAACTCGATATTAAAACCTGGGTTGCCGATGGCGTTCACTATGAACGTACTGCTCAATCTCATCCCACTGACTCAACTACTCCAGAGCCTTCAACATCGGGTTATCGGATGCGTACTCGCATTAATATTGTTGAAGGCAAAATCGATACAGAAGTCGGGAGCCACTTTGTGGGTAATGGTCCTTATACCGAGCTAAAAGACTTTCACATGAGTCAAATAGACGAAAGCCGGGATATTCTGGAACAAAACTTAGATAATCTAGAGCAACTCTTTGCTATCTTGGCAGCAAGCATGAAGAAAATCTCTTCTGCTCAAGCCGCCCAACTCTCTAGCTCGAAATCATCTAACCTACTCAAGGGTCAGATGGATTCGTAAGAAGGGTATCAAACCTGTGCAAATTCAGATAGCATAGACAGAGGTTCAGGTTTGCTCAAGTGGGGTCGAGTATCGGCTTCCGGCATCGATTAACGAGGAACTATCATCATGGCAGCCACTGACGACTTTCGGGAAGCGATTAAAGCTGGGGAACTCCTTGAGGCTTTGAAAACCGCCTTAAGTGAATCAATAGAACTGGAAATCACTACGTGGATATCCTTAGCCGATCCTTATGGTGCCAACCCAGATGAGCAACCCGAAGCCCAGCCCGGTTATCGGATGCATAGCCGAATTAATATCGTTGATGGTGAAATCGATACAGAAGTCGGTAGCCATTTTGTTGGGAATGGGCCATTTACGGAATTACGAGAATTCCATATTAATCAGATTCGCTCCAGTCGGCAAATTATTAAACGCAATCTCAACAGTATTCAAAAACTCTTTGGCTTGTGGGCGGAGATGCAACAACAAGAGTTTGAGACGGTGGTTACTCATCTCGAAAGCGTAGCGGCTCAAGACACAGAGAGTAGTTCTTCCTCTTTAGAAGAAGTGGCAGAAGTGGAGTGGGAGGTAGCAGTCCCTCCAGTGGCAGAAACAGTAGAGGAAACCATCGAGGAAAAAGGCGATCGCCACCCAGAAACCTCCCCACCTCCATTAGAAGAACTAGAAGATGACTTTTTTGACTCCTTCGATACCCAGCCCACGGAAACCAAGCCCCAACCTCCCTCAGACCCCCTGGATGATATTTTTGGGGAAAATGAACCCGAATCGCCATCAGAGAGCCAAAAACAAACGGATCTCAGCCTAGAAACCATTGCTGCTGCTGCCGGATTTACAGCCGCCGCCGTTGCTATCACCTCATCCGCAGAAGCCTCTGAACCCGAAGAGCCACTCGCGCCAAAACCGCCCAATGAAGAGAGTAATCTTCTAGACATCGAATCTGAAGAACCTCTAGACGATGAAGAACAGGAGATCATGAGTGCCTTTGATGCCACCTACTCAGATTCTGTTGTATCAAATCTAGAAACAACTGAAGAAATCATTGATGCTGGGGCGATCGAAGAGCCTCCCTTAATTCCCATTGAAGACTCTCCCGAAATTGCCGAACTCGACACAGACTTATCCACTCCAACCCTAGATTCCGAAGAATCAGCAACCGATTCATCTTTCTCCAGTTTTGATACCGAAGAAGATGAAATTATGGCAGCCTTTGATTCTGACATAGATACTCAAGAATTAAGTACAGAAACTAACGACACAGTAGAAGAATCCGCTAATCTAACTCACTCAGAATTAGAAACTTTTCCAGTTATTGATGCAATACCATCAGAAATGGAAAGTTCCGATCTACCTATCTCGGAAATATCTGAAATCACTGAGTCCAACGATCAAGATTTCATCGGTATATTGGACGCAGATTCCGAAGGTACTGATTCTTCAAGCAATTTAGGACTAACCGGCCTGCAAGAATCCTCTGTTGAAAGTTTAGAACAACCCGAAGAAAGCTTATCGAATTTTGAATTTTCTGACGAAGATAATATTATGGCAGAATTTGATGCTCAATATGGAGCATCAATAGAAATCCCCACTGAATCTGCTGATGAAACCCCTTCTGAAGAATCCTTAGAAGAAGCGATTCTAGAAGAAATAGTTACTGAAAGCCAAGACCAAGAACAAGAGGAACCCTTTCCTACCTCAGAGGAATCATCCATAGGGAACGAAGAATTAGTGGAAACAGAAGAGATTTCAGAAACTCCTGCATTAGAGGAGTTTTTAGAAATGGAAGAACCTCCTTTGGCTAGTTTAGAAACGGAAGAACGGGTGGAAACGGAAGACAATCCATTTGCCAGTTCAGAGACAGAACAAACTTCAGAGGCTTCCCTATTGGAGGAATCTTTAGAAACGGAAGAACGGGTGGAAGTGGAAGAAGATCCATTTGCGAGTTCAGAAACAGAAGAATTGTGGGAAACAGAAGAGCTGTCAGAAACTCCCGTATTAGAAGAATCTTTAGAAATGGAAGAATTGGTGGCAACGGAAGACAATTCTTTTGCCAGTTCAGAGACAGAAGAATTGTGGGAAACAGAAGAACTGTCAGAAACTCCCGTATTAGAAGAATCCTTAGAAGAAGAACTGGTGGAAATGGAAGACGATCCATTCGCGAGTTCAGAGACAGAAGAACTGTGGGAGACAGAACAAACTTCAGAGACTTCCCTATTGGAGGAATCCTTAGAAACGGAAGAACGGGTGGAAGTGGAAGAAGATCCATTCGCGAGTTCAGAAACAGAAGAATTGTGGGAAACAGAAGAGCTGTCAGAAACTCCCGTATTAGATGAAGAATCTTTAGAAATGGAAGAATTGGTGGAAACAGAAGAAGATCCATTCGCGAGTTCAGAGACAGAAGAACTGTGGGAGACAGAAGAACTGTCAGAAACTCCCGTATTAGAAGAATCTTTAGAAGAAGAATTGGTGGAAGTGGAAGACGATCCATTTGCGAGTTCAGAAGAGGAGTTGTGGGAAGAAGAAACATCAGAGCCTTCTGCATTAGAGGAATCTTTAGAAGAAGAACTGGTGGAAATGGAAGACGATCCATTTGCGAGTTCAGAGACAGAAGAATTGTGGGAAACAGAAGAGCTGTCAGAAACTCCCGTATTAGAAGAATCTTTAGAAGAAGAATTAGTGGAAATGGAAGAAGAGCCGTTTGCTAGTTCAGAGGCAGAAGAATTGTGGGAAGAAGAAACATCAGAGCCTTCTGCATTAGAGGAATCTTTAGAAGAAGAACTGGTAGGAATGGAAGACGATCCATTTGCGAGTTCAGAAGAGGAGTTGTGGGAAGAAGAAAGATCAATGCCTCCGGCATTAGAGGAATCTTTAGAAACGGAAGGACTGGTGGAAATGGAAGAAGATCCCTTTCCTATGGCAGAAACAGAGGAATTATGGGAAGAAATTGAGGAATCTGAGTCTGCTACGTTCACGAGTTCTGAAGAGGATTCATCAACTGAAGATTTATGGCAAGAAGAAACAGAAACTGCTCCAGCTCAATGGGCTGAATCTTTGGAAGAGGGTTTAGGAGTAGGGGATGATCCATTTTCGAGTTCAGAAGAAGAGTTGCTATTAGATGAATCCCAAGAATCTTTATGGGAAAAAATCGAAGAAGCAGAGGGAGATCCGTTTTCGAGTGCGGATCAACAGCCTTTGGGAATTCCCGAAGCATCGGAGGAAGAAGAAGCAGAAATTTTAAGTGCGTTTGAAATGGATACGATGTCGGAGACGATTTGGAATGATATGAGTTCTTCTGAAGAAACTTCTGTAGAAACAGAAGCATTACTAGATGTGTTTGAGCCAGAGGAAGAAGAAGTACAAATTCCTTTAGATCTCCCCGACTTTTCTTCAGAGATGACTGAGGAGTATGGTGAAGCAGAAGAGACGGATGCTGATTTGTTAGATGTGTTTGGAGATACAGAGGAGCTAGATTTTCCACTAGGCGATCAGAGTAATGCGATCGCTGAAGATCGGGCAAGCGCTCAAGCTCTGAGCGATGCGAAGGCAATAGAGGAAATTGGAGCAGATATGGGCGATCTCTGGGAGGATTCGCCAGTGAGTCATACAGCACCGACAGTGGTGGAACCAGAGTTAGAAGGAATGATTGACGAATTTGCCCAAGAGGAGTTAGATTCCTTTGGTGAGTCAGTTCAAGATTCGATCTTGGATCACTCTGATGGATTAGAGGCGCTTTTATCTGAAGACTGGGAGAAGGAAGAGGAGATTACCCCTCCAGCTATCACAGAAGAACTGATGCTGGAGGAGGATGATGAGGTTGACCCCTTAGCTGATTTGTTTGCTGAGGAGGATGATGCTACTGATCCTTTTGCTGAGTCTCTAGACTTATCAGAGGGATCAACTCAACAAGAAGAGTCAGAACTCTTTGATGCTTTGGGAGACGATCCTTTTGCCGACTTAGAAGATCCTTTTGAGGAAAAGAAATCTTAGACTAAAGATTCTCTTTACTGCTCAGATCAAACCCAACCGAGTTAATCAACAACTTTATTCAATAGGAGTACAATGGTCATGCCTGATTCAACAGAAATAACACCTACCCAGAATGGGCAGTTGGGACAAGTGTCTAGTCTTCAACGCCGGTTTAGCGATTTTGTTGTCGGGTTAGGTGAAGTTCTCACCGATATGACTGCCCTAGAAGTCAATACGATGATAGTGTCACAAATTACGGGGAGCAAATTTGTGCCCCAGGAAGCCTATCGTTATATCTATGACATTCCAGAGAATGAAGGGGATGAACAGTATTTTTATCAGCGTCAAATTCCTCCAGCACTTTACCATCGCTATCATGGATTGCGTCGCAAATTGCTGATGGAGTATCGACAAGTCCTCAGTAATCCGACGAATGATTTATTTGATCCTCAAGAGCGACTGCCGAACCCAGATGATCCGAGTGATGAAGACAAACTACAGAATTTGCTCTCGAATGGTCGTTTTTTGCGAGGTTTGCGCAAACTGCAAGAACTGAAGTCAGCTTTAGATAGTCAAGATCTCAAGTCTGAATCAACAGATATTATCTATGCCCAAACAGTCATGCAACTTGATGGGGATATTATTAATCGATACCATGAGAAGTTACTCGATTTTGATCAGAAGGAATTGTTGATCCAAATCCATAATGAAGGGGTAAATTCTGGGGAACGGCAATGGCGCGGTTTGCTGGAGTTTATGGTCGAGATTGTGCAAAATATTCTGGAAAAAAGTACGGATGGACGGTTTAGATTACCGGCTGCCACGTTTGTTAATCCTAATCGGTAGATGAAACTCCAAAGGAGAGTGTGTTTAAGTTTATCCGAAATACGGTAGAGCAGGTTCGATCGCTGGTCAACCCGCCGCAAACTCCAGGAAGCTTGATTGCACCTTGTATTCGAGCGGAAGATGGGGAATTTGTGTTTTATCTGAATCCGTTGATGCTCCAACACATTGAGGGGGTGAGGTTGGGGGGCGATCGCCTGATCATCCCCCCTCGTCAATTGGCTCGCCTCTTGGTCGATCTTCGGGAGATGGTGGTTATTGATACGACATCTCAGGGAACCATTCAATCGGCCTTGACATTTAGAACCTTTTATGTAGGAAATAACACGAAAGAAGGCAAGTTTCTATTACGGACTGTGTTATCTCCAGATGGAGATCTGATCAACCAAGTCGGCCGAGAATTATTGGATAGACCAGAATGCTTGAGGGTGGTTCAAAGTCACAATTGGTTGATCAATGAACTGCTGAATTTCTTGCAATTGAGAACGACTCAATTGGTCGATCGCATTGCCTGGGCGATCGCCATGCTCACGATTTGGATGCCCAGTGCTATCTTGAGTATCAGAAACCTGCTCGTTGTTCTTCAAGATCCTGGGGTTCTCCAACAACTGCTGATCTCTGTGCTAATTTGGGTTGTTTTACCCGCAGTCATTGGGACATTGCTGGGTTTCCTTTTCCGGGAGTGGTTAATTCGGCGGATGATAAGTCTCCTTCCCCGGTTAAGTTCTTGGGCATTGCGAGAACTATTTACCTCGAAACCGACGTTAACCAAACGCATTGCTCAACAAATTTGGGGACAATTTGGGGTTTAGTGGGAATTAGGGAATGGGCAAGAGAGAAAAGGCAAAACTAGGTTTGACCTTTTCATGACCCAATTCTACTCCCCACCCTTAGAACGCAAGGTTTGCAGTAAGTTAACCATGTCGGTCTGCTTTTCCGCCGAAGCCCAAATCAGAGCGGTCCAACTATTCTTATCCTTAGCTTTTAAGTCAGCACCTTGTTCAACCAAGAGCGTCACAACTTCAGTGTGGCCTTTAGCAGCGGCAGCCATCAAAGGGGTGATACCCTCATTACTTGGAGTATTGGCATTAGCACCAGCAGTGAGTAATTGTTTTACCAGGTCTACATGACCCCCAGCACTCGCTTCCATTAACGGGGTCCATCCATCCTCATCTCCTTGATTGACATTGAGGTTGGCCTCAATTAACAGGTGTAAAATCCCCGTATCTCCCTGTTCAGCAGCAGTAATTAAAACAACGCTTCCTTGGTCATTTAATTCGGTTTGATCCCAGGTTTGAGTTAAAGTCTGTACTGTAGCGCGATCGCCGGCTTGGATCGCTTCAATTAATGAGGTTATGTCCATATCTGTGTCTGAATCTACGATCGATATTCTGATTCTCTCAAATGGGCCGGGAGAATTAACCACTTGGGTACGTCCGGTGGTCAAAGAAATTCGCCAGGCTCTAGGCGCGAACAACGAAAGGGTTCGCCTCTCTGTGGTGTTGTCCCCTTGTCCCCATGCCAGTGGTTCCGAAACCGAGATGGCAGCCTCTTTGCCAGAGGTGAATCGAGTTCAGGGGCCAGAAGATTTTATCCCCTTTTTATTGTGGGGGAAAACGGCCCAAAATTGGCAATGGAGCGATCGCGGTTTGGTGTTGTTTCTGGGAGGCGATCAATTTTTTACTCTCATGTTGGGCAAGCGGTTGGGCTATCGAACCCTGGTATACGCAGAATGGGAAGCCCGATGGCAGCCTTGGATTGACCGATTCGCGGTGATGAATCGCCAAATTTTAGACAAAGCACAACCCAATTTAGTCCATAAATTCACTGTAGTGGGGGATTTAATGGCAGACTCAGCCCAGTCGGTTTCGACATCCAAAAATCCGGTTGATGGGGAGTTGATTGCGGTATTACCGGGGTCAAAACCGGATAAATTACGGCCGGGATTACCGTTCTCATTGGCGATCGCCCAATTGATCCATCAACAGCGCCCTCAAACCCAATTTATCATTCCCGTTGCCCCAACCCTCGATATCGAAACTTTAGCCCTGTTTGGCGATCCTCAATTCAATCAGACCCTGCACTATTGGCCCACAGGAGAAGCTGAGTTAATTGAAAACAGGTCTCAACCGCGCCTAAAAACCCCTAGCGGTTTAGAAATCGATTTGTGGACTTCCTTTCCCGCGTATGAAATGCTCACCCAATGTCAATTTTGTATAACGACAGTCGGGGCAAATACGGCAGAATTGGGGTCTTTGTGCCTACCAATGATTGTATTATTGCCCACCCAACAGCTCGATGCGATGCGGAGTTGGGATGGTATTTGGGGAATGTTAGCCCATTTACCGGCTGTGGGTTCGAGTATTGCTAAGGTAATCAATAAAGTGATTCTGTTCTGGAAACAACGGCGAGGGGAATTATTTGCTTGGCCCAATATTTGGGCAAAAGAGATGATTGTTCCAGAATGGGTGGGACATTTAGAAGCCGAAGAAGTAGCCCAGCAAGTGATTGAGTATTTAGACCATCCCGAGCAATTACAGAAAATGCGCGATCGCCTAGCAAGAGTGCGCGGAGAGACGGGAGCGGCTGCACAGTTGGCTCAGATGGTTGTTGAGGAAGTGGATATAGAGCGCTAGGGAAGAAGTCATAGGCAAACAGCAGGCGATCTTCCTTCGCCTGTTTCTAGACGATCGCTGCGATCGTGCTATACAGCGCTTTGCTTGCATTATGGAGTACAAGACCGAATTCCCACAGCCATATCCTACAATCCTATTCCCCATTTCCTAGCGCAAAGCGCTATATAGCCATAAAAATCCCACAGAACGCGCCGACACCCGCCAGGACGTATGAGAACATTGGCTAAATGAAGGCCGAATTCCAGCGCTTAGGACTCTCCTACGACTGGAGTCGGGAGCTTGTCACAGAATTAACCAACTTAAAATTTCGGATACGGTTAACTCTAGATCAATTCCTTCTAGAACAGGCAGTTGTGCGTCAGTGGTAAACACCTCAATGCGTTGGTTTTCTCCGATTGCCCAAATACTTTCTTCTGCGGGATTAATTAACCATCCCAAACTTGTGCCGGATTGGGAACCATACAATAATTTATCTAAGGCTTGAGAGCTACTTTGGTTAGGGGATAAAATTGCGATCGCCCAATCGGGGTGAAGTTCAAAACGATTGGCAATTTTTCCGGTATCAGTTCGGGGGATTCTTTCCCAGCGAAACACGGCAATGTCGGAAACCATGGAACGTCTCCCAAAGGTACAGCGCAATTCGGGAAAAGCTCTAGCAATTTTAGGCGATCTCGCAACTCGGTTAATGACTTCGCACAATTCACCTTGGAGGAGGCTATGTTCACCTTGGGGCATGTTTTTTTCTACAATATTTCCATTAATATATTCTAGAGCAGGTTTAGTTTCTGGACGCTCTAGAAATTCTTCTAAGGTTAGCGATGGAGCGAGCGTTTGAGTCATCTGGGGTTAGGGTAGGGATGTTTTTTTATTGTAGCAAGTTAGCGTATTTTCTAAGTCCCGTTAGATGCCGTCGAAGGTTTGAATTGAAGTAAATTCTTGAGGATCGGTACTATAATTGCCAGGTCTTGAAGAGAATAGAGACTTCATACCGCTAGCACTAGCAGCTTGTAATTCAGCAACCATATCAGAAATAAAGAGAATTTTTTGGGGAGCGAGTTCAATGGTTTTGGCAATCTTTTTATAACTTTGAGATTCCATTTTTGATCCCGTTCGAGTATCAAAATAGCCACTTAAAAAAGGCGTTAAGTTTCCAATTTCTGAATAACGAAATAGGAGTTTTTGTGCCTGTACGCTCCCCGACGAGAAAATATAGAGTTTTTTGCCAGCAGCCAACCAACGTTCAAAAGCGGGTTTTACATCTGGGAAAATCTGCGCTCTAAGGGTTCCATTTCTATATCCCTGCTCCCAGATTTTACCCTGAAGAGACTTGAGAGCAGTAGACTTACGATCTGTAGCAATCAGGTAATAAATGTAAGGAACGGCAGCAATAGCTTCGGTACCAGTCCACTCTAGTATAGTATCTCCTTTTGCGCGATCGCTTTCATATTCCTGACGTAGCAGATTGAGGTCACCTTGCACTTCCGGTTCGCCACCGCGTTCTTTGAGAAAAACTTCTGCGTTATCTCTTGCAAAGGGAAATAAAACCTCAAAAACAAAATTCACAGGTGTTATTGTTCCCTCAATATCTAACAGCAACACCCTAACATTATCTCTAGCATTTTGTACCATATAGCATTTCCAAATGATTCCTTGAAACAACAGCGATCGGCTTCGTGAATATTACTAGCTGCAATTTTATTCCTATTGCTAAATTAAATCCCCAAGACAAGTTTGCGGTAAGTCACCTCGAACAAAAATTCTAAAATTTCCAGATGTCGTCGAGCGTGAAACAGAGTTTTTCCCCAAGTATACACCCCGTGGCCGGCTAAGAGAAATCCATAAGTACGAGGAAAGGAGGTTCCCTTCTTTCCATAGTGAGCATTAAGCTGGAGGTGAGAACCAACTATTTGGCTTAGTTGTTCCATATCTTGAGAGTTTGGCCAGATGGGGATACTAACAGTCGTTTCATGAGTAAGAATCCCCTCTAAACCCTTGAGCATTTCGTAACCCGTTAAGATTAGTTTCCCTTCAGACAAAAAGTGTTGTGACAAGATAGTATTAAAGACTGAATGGGCATGTATAACGGCTCCCGTTCCTGTTTCTCGGACAATTGTGAGGTGAAGTAAAGTCTCGGCTGAAGGTTTTCCCGTCCCTTTGACAACGACTCCAGCCTCGTTGATTTCCACTAAATTCTGCGATCGCACTAAGCCCTTGTCTATTCCGCTAGAAGTCATCAGCAACGTTAGAGGATCTCTCTGGAGGACTGCACTGAAGTTCCCTGCTGTACCGGTAGACCAACCCTTGCTATGAATATCTTTAATTACCCAGAGTAGGGCTTCGTGTAAATTGGGTGAATTTAGCATTAAGATTTTCCTCAGCTATTCTATAGCATTATTATACTTTTTAGACTTCAGTATGTGGGTAAATATTGACCTTTGAATTGAGATGTGATAAGATTATCAGGAAAATTTGTCAAAGACAGAAAAAAATGGATAACGACAATACATTAAGAGCTTCCCGTTGGTCTAACAAAGAACAATGGGGATGGTCTTATAACAAGTATGTAAACCTGGGAGATGCAGTAGATTTTTTAAAGGCGATTTTGCTTTGTACTAAAGGAGATGGTGTAATTAGCCCAGAAGAGCGGGAATGGGTACTGGGCTTTGCTGCTTCTCGAGAAATGCCCGCTTCAGTCATTGAAGAAGTGGAATCCTATACTGGTGATGAAGATATTACTGATGTTCT is a window of Roseofilum reptotaenium CS-1145 DNA encoding:
- a CDS encoding ankyrin repeat domain-containing protein, whose protein sequence is MDITSLIEAIQAGDRATVQTLTQTWDQTELNDQGSVVLITAAEQGDTGILHLLIEANLNVNQGDEDGWTPLMEASAGGHVDLVKQLLTAGANANTPSNEGITPLMAAAAKGHTEVVTLLVEQGADLKAKDKNSWTALIWASAEKQTDMVNLLQTLRSKGGE
- a CDS encoding lipid-A-disaccharide synthase, whose product is MSISVSESTIDILILSNGPGELTTWVRPVVKEIRQALGANNERVRLSVVLSPCPHASGSETEMAASLPEVNRVQGPEDFIPFLLWGKTAQNWQWSDRGLVLFLGGDQFFTLMLGKRLGYRTLVYAEWEARWQPWIDRFAVMNRQILDKAQPNLVHKFTVVGDLMADSAQSVSTSKNPVDGELIAVLPGSKPDKLRPGLPFSLAIAQLIHQQRPQTQFIIPVAPTLDIETLALFGDPQFNQTLHYWPTGEAELIENRSQPRLKTPSGLEIDLWTSFPAYEMLTQCQFCITTVGANTAELGSLCLPMIVLLPTQQLDAMRSWDGIWGMLAHLPAVGSSIAKVINKVILFWKQRRGELFAWPNIWAKEMIVPEWVGHLEAEEVAQQVIEYLDHPEQLQKMRDRLARVRGETGAAAQLAQMVVEEVDIER
- a CDS encoding Uma2 family endonuclease — translated: MTQTLAPSLTLEEFLERPETKPALEYINGNIVEKNMPQGEHSLLQGELCEVINRVARSPKIARAFPELRCTFGRRSMVSDIAVFRWERIPRTDTGKIANRFELHPDWAIAILSPNQSSSQALDKLLYGSQSGTSLGWLINPAEESIWAIGENQRIEVFTTDAQLPVLEGIDLELTVSEILSWLIL
- the mtnC gene encoding acireductone synthase — protein: MVQNARDNVRVLLLDIEGTITPVNFVFEVLFPFARDNAEVFLKERGGEPEVQGDLNLLRQEYESDRAKGDTILEWTGTEAIAAVPYIYYLIATDRKSTALKSLQGKIWEQGYRNGTLRAQIFPDVKPAFERWLAAGKKLYIFSSGSVQAQKLLFRYSEIGNLTPFLSGYFDTRTGSKMESQSYKKIAKTIELAPQKILFISDMVAELQAASASGMKSLFSSRPGNYSTDPQEFTSIQTFDGI
- the mtnB gene encoding methylthioribulose 1-phosphate dehydratase, with product MLNSPNLHEALLWVIKDIHSKGWSTGTAGNFSAVLQRDPLTLLMTSSGIDKGLVRSQNLVEINEAGVVVKGTGKPSAETLLHLTIVRETGTGAVIHAHSVFNTILSQHFLSEGKLILTGYEMLKGLEGILTHETTVSIPIWPNSQDMEQLSQIVGSHLQLNAHYGKKGTSFPRTYGFLLAGHGVYTWGKTLFHARRHLEILEFLFEVTYRKLVLGI